The nucleotide sequence GACGAAAAGTATTTCACCGATATGTGGAAAGATGAGGCCGAACTGTTATTTCATTATGGAGGAAGTGTTTATGGAAAGACAATAAGGTATTAAAAGGAGGTGGTTATGCTTTTAAATGGTCATAAAATTGTATACTTTGGCCATTCAGCGTTCTTGGTGATTAGTCAGAAAAACAAAACCATCCTTATTGATCCTTGGATTTCAAATCCCGTAAACAACAAAAAACTGGAAAGTGTGGTTAATGAAGTGGATTATATTCTCGTGACTCATGCTCACAGTGATCACATCGGTGATGCGGTTGAAATTGCCAGAAATTACAATAGTGAAATCATTTCCAATTTTGAGATCACAAATTATCTTGGTTCAAAGGGCATAAGCAAACTCTCGGGTATGAACATTGGAGGGACTTTAAAGAGAGGCGAAATTTCCTTCACAATGGTTGAAGCATCGCACTCTTCAACAATCCTTGAGGGCGAAAGATCAATACCCGGTGGGAACCCCTGTGGCTTTATTATTACCCTTGAAGACCGTTTTAAAATCTACCACATGGGGGATACAGGATTATTCGGAGGTTTAAATTATATTGCAGAACTTTACAAGCCAGACCTGGTTATGATACCCATTGGGGGGCACTACACGATGGGCATTGAAGAGGCTGCTTACGCCCTAAAGATTTTAAAACCATCCATTATCATCCCAATGCACTACAGGACCTTTCCAGTCATAGATGCAAACCCTGAAAAACTTATAGAACTCCTGCCTTCAGAGCTTAAGGAAGGGGTGAAGATTCTAAACCCCGGGGATTTACTGGAGTGAAAAAGGGGATTTCATACTTCGGTGTAAGAAACCCCGAATGGGTTGAAAAAGACCTTGCTATTATAAAAGAAAGCGGAATCGATTACATAGTTCATACCTACTCGGAAAACGACATGGAATATTACGAAGGAACGATGCGCAAAATAGTTAAGCTCTCCAAGGATTTTGGGCTTGAAGTATACTTAGACCCATGGGGAGTAGCAAGGATTTTTGGTGGTGAAGCCTTCTCAAAATTTTTGCTTCTCAACGACGAAGCGAGACTTGTAACTCGAGAAGGGAAAAAGGGTTATGGAGCTTGCATGAACAACCCTGCAACCGTTGAGTTTATCAAAAAATGGATAGATTCGGCAAGTTCCTTAGGGCCCGATTTTATCTTCTGGGACGAGCCCCATTTCTCGCCTTTGACCAATAGAGAGGGGTGTTTCTGCTCCATCTGCAAAAAGAAGTTCAAAGAAAAATTTGGATACCCTATGGAAGAAGCCTCAGAAAAAGATCTAAAGTTATTTCGCGGGTTTACAAAACTTGAATTCTTGAAAACAGTCACAGCTTATGCTAAAGAAAAAGGACTTAAAAATGTTCTTTGCCTCTTGCCCAACGATGAAGACATTGATTGGGATCATTATGCTTCTCTTCCATCCATTGATGTTTTTGGAACTGACCCTTACTGGGTTTTG is from bacterium and encodes:
- a CDS encoding metal-dependent hydrolase, producing MLLNGHKIVYFGHSAFLVISQKNKTILIDPWISNPVNNKKLESVVNEVDYILVTHAHSDHIGDAVEIARNYNSEIISNFEITNYLGSKGISKLSGMNIGGTLKRGEISFTMVEASHSSTILEGERSIPGGNPCGFIITLEDRFKIYHMGDTGLFGGLNYIAELYKPDLVMIPIGGHYTMGIEEAAYALKILKPSIIIPMHYRTFPVIDANPEKLIELLPSELKEGVKILNPGDLLE